The genomic DNA ATTCGGATACCGAACCTGCTGGCTGGTCCTGCGCTTCTCGATAAATTCATGAACCCTTACGCTAATTGCCGTGGGATCATCAGCCATCAGCTGAAAAACAGCGGCAACGATGACCGCACCTTCAGCCAGCTGCAAAGACCTGTAGCCATAATCAAGATCGCATGCCGCTATTTCATGCACCCCGCTGGCATCGATTATAATCAGACTTTCGAGGCACTCCATGATCTCATGACCGTGGCACCCGGCATTCATGGCCAGCGCCCCTCCGATGCTGCCCGGGATCCCGCTCAGGAATTCAAGCCCGGAAAGGCCTTCCAATTCGAGACACTTCATCAACCGCTGGTTGGAAATCCCGGCCTGCACCGATATCCGGTTGTCAGGCAAACGCATAAATGACTTGAGCCGTTTCAGCGAAATAACGATCCCTCTACAGCCGCCGTCACGAACCAGGAGATTGTAACCGCCGCCGATGACCAGCCAGTTAATCGAGTGCTCTCGGCACCGTCCAAGCAGCAGCTGCAAATCTTCCAGATCTTCGGGAGCAGCAAAGAGGTCGGCAGGTCCCCCTACTTTCAGCGAAGTGTGCCCGGCAAGCGGCTCCTCCTCAAGCAACCTGCCACGGAACCCTGCGAAAATAGCGCCGGAGGGCCGACTCATATTACGCCCTTACCCCTTCCCCTGGAGGACTGAGAGCAGTTCTTCTCCGATCTGCCACAGGTTTCCCGCCCCAAGGGTGAGAACGATATCGCCTTCGCGGATTACTCCCAGCAGATGCTTGCAGATCTGCTCCCGCTCGCCAACATATGTGACGTCTTTCTGCCCGTGCTGGCGGATGCTGGCAACAAGCTTTTCTGCCGAAACCCCTGGAATCGGCTTTTCGCTAGCAGCATAGATGTCGGTCAATACCAGCAGGTCCGCGTCATAGAAACAGGTCACAAAATCCGAGAACAGCTCCTTGGTACGCGTATAGCGATGCGGTTGGAACGCAACCACCAGCCGCCGCTCCGGCCAGCCGTTTTTTGCCGCAGCCAGGGTAGCCCGAATCTCGGCAGGGTGATGGCCGTAATCATCGACGATCATGATACCGTTAACCTCTCCCTTGACCTGGAAGCGACGGCCGACCCCGCCAAAGCGTTCAAATCCCTCCTGGATCTGGGCAAACGGCACGTCCAGTTCCATTGCCACAGCAATGCAGGCAAGGGCATTGAGCACATTGTGCGCTCCAGGCATGGAAAACGAGATCTCCCCCATCCGGTAACCCTTGTAGTGGGCAACAAAGCTTGTGGTGCCGGCAGCGTGCTTCACATGGGTCGCCCTGATGTCGGCCTGGGAGGTGAGTCCGTATGTTACGAACCGTTTTTTGACCTTCGGGATGATTTCGGCAACATTGCGATCGTCGAGGCAGAGCACGGCCAGGCCGTAAAACGGGATCTTGTTGATAAAATCGACAAAGGTGTCTTTTATCTGAGCGATCCCGCCGCTGTAGTAATCAAGGTGGTCGGCGTCGATATTGGTGACCACCGCGATTGTCGGCGACAGCTTGAGGAATGAACCGTCAGACTCGTCGGCCTCGGCAACGAGGAACTTTCCCTGGCCCAGCACCGCATTGGTGCCGAGGGTGTTCAGTTTGCCGCCAATGACTATGGTCGGGTCAATACCGCCATGGGTCAGCACGGTAGCAACCATTGAGGTGGTGGTGGTTTTGCCGTGGGTTCCGGCAATAGCAATACCGTACTTCATCCGCATCAGCTCGGCCAGCATCTCTGCCCGAGGAATGACCGGAATCATCCGGTTTCTCGCCTCAACAACCTCGGGATTGTCTTCCTGTACTGCCGTTGAGGTAACAACAACATCAACTGAGGCAATATTTTCGCTGGAATGGCCGATGTGGATCTCTCCGCCGAGCGAGGCCAGCCGCTCGGTGGTATCCGAACCACGCAAATCCGAACCGGAAACCTTGTAGCCCAGGTTCAACAGCACTTCGGCGATGCCGCTCATACCGATGCCGCCAATGCCGACGAAATGGATTTTTTCAATTTTACCGTACATGGCCAGTTCCTTTTGTCCCGATCATTTCATCCACGATAATTTTTGCGGCATCAAGCCGCGCCATGCTTCTGGCATTCCGGCTGATCGTCTCAAGCCTGTCCGGTGCTGCCATGATCTTTTCGATCTCTGCTGCAAGGCGCTCCCCTGAGAGTTCCTGCTCAAGGAGCATGAGGCAGGCATCGTGCTCCAGCAGCGCTTCGGCATTCTTGCGCTGGTGATCATCCACGGCATGGGGAAACGGAATAAAGATACAGGCCTTGGCTGCAGCCGTCACCTCGGCAACGGTGGTGGCACCGGCCCGGCAGATAATGAGGTCGGCCTGCCGGTACGCCGCAGCCATATCGTCGATGAACGGCAATACCGTGGACTTGATTCCGGACTTCGCATAGGCATCTGCAACCTCAGTCAGATCGTTCTTGCCTGTCTGGTGCACTATGGAAACGCGCTCCTTCAAGGCGGACATCTTGGGTAAGGCCGCCATCATTGCCTGATTGATACTTCTGGCCCCCTGACTGCCGCCAAACACAAGAATCCGGAACTCATTGCCCTGCGCTACCGATGGGAACGAATCCTCAGCAGTCACCAGCTCCAGAATCGACTGGCGCAAAGGATTACCGGTCAACAGGGTCCGTTCTGCAGGGAAAAACCGCTGCGATTCTTCCAGAGAAATGAAGACCTTGTTGCTAAAGCGAGCAAGTAACCGGTTGGTCAGACCGGGGATGGCATTCTGCTCATGAATGAAGTAGGGAATCTGCATGCCGCGCGCGGCAAGGCACAAGGGTGCCGAAGCATAGCCACCAACCCCCAGCACTACATCCGGCCTGAATTTTTTCAGAATCTGCCGCGACT from Geoanaerobacter pelophilus includes the following:
- the murC gene encoding UDP-N-acetylmuramate--L-alanine ligase, which produces MYGKIEKIHFVGIGGIGMSGIAEVLLNLGYKVSGSDLRGSDTTERLASLGGEIHIGHSSENIASVDVVVTSTAVQEDNPEVVEARNRMIPVIPRAEMLAELMRMKYGIAIAGTHGKTTTTSMVATVLTHGGIDPTIVIGGKLNTLGTNAVLGQGKFLVAEADESDGSFLKLSPTIAVVTNIDADHLDYYSGGIAQIKDTFVDFINKIPFYGLAVLCLDDRNVAEIIPKVKKRFVTYGLTSQADIRATHVKHAAGTTSFVAHYKGYRMGEISFSMPGAHNVLNALACIAVAMELDVPFAQIQEGFERFGGVGRRFQVKGEVNGIMIVDDYGHHPAEIRATLAAAKNGWPERRLVVAFQPHRYTRTKELFSDFVTCFYDADLLVLTDIYAASEKPIPGVSAEKLVASIRQHGQKDVTYVGEREQICKHLLGVIREGDIVLTLGAGNLWQIGEELLSVLQGKG
- the murB gene encoding UDP-N-acetylmuramate dehydrogenase gives rise to the protein MSRPSGAIFAGFRGRLLEEEPLAGHTSLKVGGPADLFAAPEDLEDLQLLLGRCREHSINWLVIGGGYNLLVRDGGCRGIVISLKRLKSFMRLPDNRISVQAGISNQRLMKCLELEGLSGLEFLSGIPGSIGGALAMNAGCHGHEIMECLESLIIIDASGVHEIAACDLDYGYRSLQLAEGAVIVAAVFQLMADDPTAISVRVHEFIEKRRTSQQVRYPNAGSFFKNPSEGPAWRFIDAAGLRGAVVGGAQVSEQHANFLVNRGGATARDFLELATVIKERVRLVSGVELEEEVRIVGEG
- the murG gene encoding undecaprenyldiphospho-muramoylpentapeptide beta-N-acetylglucosaminyltransferase, encoding MKLIVAGGGTGGHLFPGISVAEEFVSRDAANEVLFVGTERGIEARIVPQLGMKLETISASGVRGKNGSAQIKGLFLFMFGYSQSRQILKKFRPDVVLGVGGYASAPLCLAARGMQIPYFIHEQNAIPGLTNRLLARFSNKVFISLEESQRFFPAERTLLTGNPLRQSILELVTAEDSFPSVAQGNEFRILVFGGSQGARSINQAMMAALPKMSALKERVSIVHQTGKNDLTEVADAYAKSGIKSTVLPFIDDMAAAYRQADLIICRAGATTVAEVTAAAKACIFIPFPHAVDDHQRKNAEALLEHDACLMLLEQELSGERLAAEIEKIMAAPDRLETISRNARSMARLDAAKIIVDEMIGTKGTGHVR